CAATGTGCATACTTCTGTTCCTCCAATCATTTTATCTGAATTGTAAATGTACTGCTTCTGATTTTGCTCCAATATGGTTATTAGGGGCACAAATTAAAATCAAAAAAGAGCCGATAACAGCAGTATTTCAAACTGCATATTATCGGCTCTGCGTCTGTGCGTCTGGCTCTTTTAATTAAATTATTTCTGTTGTTTTTTGGCTTTATTATATGTATTAGCTAACTGTCCACAAGCTGCTTTAATCTCTCTACCATGAGAAACTCTCATGGTAACTTCAAGTCCTGTTTGCTCTAATTGATGTTTGAACGCAACCATTTCTTGTTTTTGTGGTGCTCTAATTTTTGAATTACTCGTCGGGTTGTATTGCAGCACGTTAATCATAACATTTTTGCCCTTAAACCATTTTGCAAGTTGCCTTATATCTGAGGAACGGTCATTTATACCTGGTAAAAGCAAATACGCAAATACCACTTTTCGATTATGCCTTTGAGAATAGGACAATGCTTGCTTAACAACATCTTCAATAGCGTACATGTGCATATGAGGAATGATACAGTTTCTCGCAGCCTGTGTTGCTGCATGTAAAGATATTGTCAACTGAATTTTTAGATGTTCTTCGCGCAATTTTTTTAATTGATTAACTGGACCAACTGTTGATACGGTAATGCCGTCGGTTGGAAAGTTAAGTCCATTTCTATCTCGAAGAATATGGATTGCTGCAATCAAGTTGTCGTAATTGAATAAAGGTTCTCCCATTCCCATAAAAACGATACGATTTACTTTTTGACGTATCAATACAACCTGCTGCACAATTTCAGACGGTGTTAGATTACGAACAAAACCATTGCGTCCGGACTCACAAAAAATACAGCCAACAGAACAACCAACTTGCGTACTTACGCAAACAGTCCCACCATCTCGCCGTTTAATAAAAACCGTTTCAATATACCTGTTATCTTTCAATTCATAAACATACTTTTCAGTATCGCTACTTTTATAGACTTTTTTTGTTGATATTGATAGATTTTCTTTGTGAAATGGCTGTTTATACAATTCCGTATATAAGGCTCTTGCTTTATCCTCTCCAATTACTTCCGACATTTCTTTGTAAGTAAATCCGTATGGGTCATTCAATATTTCCGTAGGTGTACTTTTAGGTAAGTGTTTCATTTAAATATCCTTCCTTTTCAAAATTAAAAAGTTTGTTTTTCAGAGTTTTTGATTATGATTTCTAGTTTTTCAACATCAACGATATGCGTTAATTTACATTTAGGGCAGAAAAGAGGAAAATTTCTTAATACCGTATTATAAAATACTTGAACCCTCGTCTTTCCGTTACAAATTGGACATTTTATCCAATATTTTTCAAGCATAATATTTCTCCTTTTGCGCAAAAAAATGCAGGTCAATTCTCAACATGAGCATTGACCTGCATTTATACATATAATACTACAACAAAATTAAGGCATAGTTTTTATACTATGTCTATACGTCGTTAGTTTTGTTGTATAGCATACGCAAAATAAGCATGACAAAAAAGCCCATATTGAAAATGGGAAAAATCTTTTTTGATTTCAATGCTTATCGAATACGCATGCTATGTAACATAAACATTCCCCCCCTTTTATATAATATTATATACAAAAGCAGCTTGTTGTCAACATATATATATATGAATTATTTTGGCTAACTGATAGAACTACGTAGACATATCCAAGAAGAAAGGGGAACAGTAAAATGTAATAGGGTGAATAACTATGGCAAAAAGACCAGTACCACGATACGACTTTAAGGCTTTTGGGGCAGCGATAAAGGCAGCGCGTGAGGGATGCAAGGAGAGCCGCAAGAAAGTAGGCGACGAAATGTTTATCTCGCCGCGCTACCTTGCGAACATTGAGAACAAGGGGCAGCACCCAAGTTTACAGATATTCTTTGAGCTGATACAGCGTTACCATATATCCGTAGACCAATTCCTTTTAGAAACGCCGCCGGAGAAGAACACGCAGCGGCGGCAGCTTGACGCGCTTCTTGACGGTATGAGCGATACAGGCATACGGATTGTAACCGCAACGGCAAAGGAGATTTCCGAAGTCGAAAAAGAGGGCGAATAGGAATGTCCGACTTAAAACTGAACAGGATTTAGAAAGCGTTGTAATCTTTTTTGAGGTTGCAGCGTTTTTCTTTTGCGTAAGTTTGGCAAAATCGCTTTTTCTCCGTAGTAGGTGATAAGAGCCTAAAGGATAAAAACATTCGTAGCAAGCATAGGAAGCGGGTACCACTTCCGTATTTTCGCCCTCCCGCGCTGCGGCGCGTCGGTTGAAAATTGCTTGTTGGGAAGTGTCCCAAACCCTCGGAACGGAAAGGAAAGGAGCGAACACATGGACGGACGCAAAAGGACAGTGCAAATCAAATTCAGAGTGACGGAAGCGGAACGGGATTTAATACTGGAAAAAATGAAGCTCGTACCCACCCGGAACATGGCGGCGTATCTGCGGAAGATTGCCATTGACGGGTATATCATTCAGATAGACCACGCCGATATAAAGGCTATGACCGCAGAGATACAGAAAATCGGTGTCAACGTCAACCAGATAGCACGCCGCGTAAACGCGACGGGGAACGCATACCAAGAGGACATAGAGGAAATAAAGGGGGTGCTTGCGGAGATATGGCGGTTACAAAGATTAAAGCTTCAAATCCACAAGGCTTGGCTTTAAGAGCAAAAAACGCATCCCCACCGCAAAGGACAGGCGGGCGTATATCGAAAATGCCCATGCCCCCATCATTGACAGGGATATATGGGAAAAGGTACAGATAATACGGGAAAACAAACGCAGACCGAACAAAAGCGGGATTACGAGCATGTTTTCTGGACTGCTCTATTGTGCCGACTGCGGGGCAAAGTTAAGCCTTGCCACTGCCAACGGATACGCCCATTTCCGCTGTTCGCAGTACAAACGGACGAGCCGCACGCAGAACTGCACGCAGCATTATATCCGAGAGGACGCATTAAACCAGTTGGATATTTTTCTTTAATCCTCATAGCTGTTTTCAGCCCATCCATCCCCTGCATATTGATGTCCAGAAATAATATCTGACACGCTTCCAAAGCTGATTGTTCTTCGCATAACTGTTCTCCAGAATCATATTCTGTAATAGCAAACTCATAATTCTTTTTTTCACCATAGTCTGACAGCAAATCTGATAGATTTTTTCTGTCATCTATCCTGTCATCACAAATAATAATGTTCATATTTTTCATTCCTGTCTTTGATTTCTCTCATACCTGTAAACCATACAAGTCTCACCTAGCACTCTTTATTATATCAAACAAATCTTCCGCTCGATCATTCTCCGCATCAAATGACTATTTTCCGCATAGAACGACTATCTCCTATAGAAACGCAGAAGCATTGTATCTCAAACTCTTTGAAATACAATGCTTCCCTGCATTTTCTATATCGGCATGTTGATATTATTACTTTACTATCCTGCACACTCTCTGAGAGTGACTGTATCTATCAAAAAAGAAGCCAGCAGTTTATTCACGCACTGCTGACTTCTTATAATACTACTCATTTTATTTACTTCGCTGCGTCTCAGACAATTTTTTTATTTTTAAACATAACCTCTGTTTTCCCGCCATCCCTTTACATACCACCTGATTCCAACATATACCAGTTGCACGAATAATAAGAGAAATAGCAGATTGATTGGCAATACTTCCTTTATCCAATCCCCAAAGTAGATAGCTATTGCCATACTTACAAGTATCACCATTATGGTAATCATATCCCAACAGTATTTCTTATATAGCCCTGCAATCTTTATTTCGATGAATGCCAAAAGTATTCCCACACCCACCAGACATCCACCGCAAATCAGTATTCTTATCAGCCAGTTTATAATTCCAGCAACGACAGGATTGGATATTCCATCACTAATCTGTGCCACGTTCTTTCCTGCCAGTACAACCCAGCCAGCAATGGTCTGTGTGAAAGTTGCGATTGTATCAAAGAATACCACGCAATCAGAAATAAATATTTTTGACCGTATCATCTGAAAAAGAGTAGTTGATACGGAATACCATATCAGCAGAAACATCAATGCTTCATACATGGCTGTTTTTGTTTTATATCTGCCTGCCAGTTTTTCCCTCTGCATATCATACTTTTCCTTAGCTTTCAGATAAGCTGTCTGTTTACAATTCCCGCACTTTTGATAGAGTACCGGCTTTTCAACCGGTATCTCTACTTTTTTCTGATGGGAGAGTACATAATCCCGTTCCTGTTCTGCCTGTCTCTGCTTATCTCGACATTCCTCTATCATGGCTTGGACGGTGTGTGTTTTCTCTTTCTCGCTCTGCAACAATTCTTTTGTTTTCCTCAAGTCGTTCTTTAAGGCTTGAATGTTCTCTGTTTTGTTCTCGCTGTTTAACTTCTCGTTCAAGGTCAGCGATTCGTCGAGCTGCACTTTCAGTTCCCTGATAGTCCGGTCTTTCTGGTCGAGTTCTTCCTGCATCTGCTCTGTCAGCAGAAGCAACTCTTCCAGTTGATCGTCGCTCTTTGAGTTTCTTAATTCGTTCATCAATCAACCTTCCTTTCTCTAATTGCTGTTCAAGTTCAGTAATTCGCTGTTCTGTTTCTGCAATAGCCGGTTCTCGCTGTTTAATTTCTGTGCCAATTCCTGCCATTGCTGATTTTCGTCTGTGAGTTTCTGTATCTGGTCTGTCTTTTCTTCCAGAAGCATCAACAGTTCTTCTGTATCCGGTAAGATTTGTAGCAGCTCTGACAATTCTTTCTCTAATTGCTGCAATCGTTCTTCCTGCTCCTGAAAGCACATCAGCTTCTCGTCCTTTTCCTGTATCTCCTGAAGCATCTCTGCCATGATATTCTGCTGTTCCTCTATCTGTGTAATCATTGCTTCCATCATGGGAATTACTTCTTTGCTTTCTTCTAATGTCATTCAACCACTCCCTCCACATCGACAATGCACCGGATACCTTACCAAAGGTTGCAATTACCTTTTGCAGCAGTGCATTTTGTTTTTTTATCATCTGGTTTTCCTCGACCTTCCATGAACCTTTCCTTATCTGCCCGGTGAGATATTTTTCCTCAATCTTCCTTGCATCTGCACCCTCATGAATCGTAGGGACTTTCAATTTGCCCTGTCTTTCATAAGAGCGGTGGTCAATCAGATTGTCTATGGATAAATGCCGGTTACACATCTTTGCCCATTCGCTTCGCCATAACTCACAATTCTTTGGATTGTTCCAGCCGGTAGCGTCAGTCAGAACCCTTTTCCATTGTTTTCTGTTTCTTGCCCCGACTTTCTGTACTCCGTTTTCATCAAGTACCGGAATACGGATTCCATGACGGTCTGGATTTTTCTTATCCTGCCACCAGTCCGGGTGGGATTCATCAACCACGATATTTCCGTCAGTATCTCTGACAAAATCCCAGTCCTTGACTTCCTTGCTGCCCCATGAGTGGTCTGGATTGAATGGTCGCATGGTTACAAGTAAATGCACATGTGGGTTCCCGTCGCCCTTATCGTGTATGCTCCAGTCGGCACACATTCCCTCGTCCACGAAAGTCTTTTGAATATATTCGGTTGTATAATCAATCTGTTCCTGTCTGCTCCATTCTTTCGGCAGGGAAAATTCAAATGAGCGTCCAAGCTGTGCATCTGCATTTTTTTCTATCTTCAATACCTCATTCCATAGACGCTGTTTCTGAAATGTGATTTTAAACTTTTCCAGTGCGGCATCTTTATCATCCGCTCTTTTATAACGGATAGACTGTTGACACCTTTTTATATTTTCTTCCGGTACATGCAGCCATTCAGGAGGTGCATTTTCGCACATCATCAGACTGGTGTAGACGACTTCCTTTTTGGAAGTATAGTAACTGATTCTGCCTGTTTCCTCATTCTTCATCACATCTCCATTAAGATATGCCGATGCGGATATGACAGATTTTCCTTTACTGCGCCCGACAATCTTTACTGTAAAGTGAAATATCGCCATGATACGATTCCCCCTTTCTGCCGTATCCGGCATTGATTTCCGACAGCATCTTCTTCTGGTTTGGCAGAAGTGAAGCTGTCGGAACGCCCTCTGCGCAAGAGTGCCCCCTGCGGCATGAGCAGGTCTGGCTGAAAGCCCCGCCGACGGAACGAGCCCGGCAAGCGTAAGCGCAGACCGGTTGCCACTTGTGGCAAACTTATAAGGACGACCTCTGGTTGTCCATAAGTGCGCCCTTCATTCAAAGGCAATGAAGGGAATGGAAAAACCACTCCCTCCGCCATTACACTTCCTCCATATCTGTAAGTGGCTCTTTCTGCATCGCCTTTGAGAAAAACTTTCCGTTTGTTTCCTGCCTTTTTAAGAAGCCTATCAACTTTGGTAAATCTTCCTCCTCAATCGGACAGCCAAGAACCGATTCCACCGCACCGCCAATCTGACAGAGCCTGTGGGTTCGTTTTTTACTTTCCTCGGCTTTCTTTCTCTTTTCCAGTTCCTTTCGCTGTGCAATGAGCTTTTTGGTAGCTTCGATGCTTTCCTGTTCCTTTTTCTCTAATGCACGTATTCTTTCTTCAT
Above is a window of Anaerotignum faecicola DNA encoding:
- a CDS encoding 23S rRNA (adenine(2503)-C(2))-methyltransferase RlmN, with product MKHLPKSTPTEILNDPYGFTYKEMSEVIGEDKARALYTELYKQPFHKENLSISTKKVYKSSDTEKYVYELKDNRYIETVFIKRRDGGTVCVSTQVGCSVGCIFCESGRNGFVRNLTPSEIVQQVVLIRQKVNRIVFMGMGEPLFNYDNLIAAIHILRDRNGLNFPTDGITVSTVGPVNQLKKLREEHLKIQLTISLHAATQAARNCIIPHMHMYAIEDVVKQALSYSQRHNRKVVFAYLLLPGINDRSSDIRQLAKWFKGKNVMINVLQYNPTSNSKIRAPQKQEMVAFKHQLEQTGLEVTMRVSHGREIKAACGQLANTYNKAKKQQK
- a CDS encoding cysteine-rich KTR domain-containing protein gives rise to the protein MLEKYWIKCPICNGKTRVQVFYNTVLRNFPLFCPKCKLTHIVDVEKLEIIIKNSEKQTF
- a CDS encoding helix-turn-helix transcriptional regulator is translated as MAKRPVPRYDFKAFGAAIKAAREGCKESRKKVGDEMFISPRYLANIENKGQHPSLQIFFELIQRYHISVDQFLLETPPEKNTQRRQLDALLDGMSDTGIRIVTATAKEISEVEKEGE
- a CDS encoding MobC family plasmid mobilization relaxosome protein; protein product: MDGRKRTVQIKFRVTEAERDLILEKMKLVPTRNMAAYLRKIAIDGYIIQIDHADIKAMTAEIQKIGVNVNQIARRVNATGNAYQEDIEEIKGVLAEIWRLQRLKLQIHKAWL
- a CDS encoding zinc ribbon domain-containing protein yields the protein MFSGLLYCADCGAKLSLATANGYAHFRCSQYKRTSRTQNCTQHYIREDALNQLDIFL
- a CDS encoding DUF6040 family protein, whose translation is MIEECRDKQRQAEQERDYVLSHQKKVEIPVEKPVLYQKCGNCKQTAYLKAKEKYDMQREKLAGRYKTKTAMYEALMFLLIWYSVSTTLFQMIRSKIFISDCVVFFDTIATFTQTIAGWVVLAGKNVAQISDGISNPVVAGIINWLIRILICGGCLVGVGILLAFIEIKIAGLYKKYCWDMITIMVILVSMAIAIYFGDWIKEVLPINLLFLLLFVQLVYVGIRWYVKGWRENRGYV
- a CDS encoding MobA/MobL family protein; this translates as MAIFHFTVKIVGRSKGKSVISASAYLNGDVMKNEETGRISYYTSKKEVVYTSLMMCENAPPEWLHVPEENIKRCQQSIRYKRADDKDAALEKFKITFQKQRLWNEVLKIEKNADAQLGRSFEFSLPKEWSRQEQIDYTTEYIQKTFVDEGMCADWSIHDKGDGNPHVHLLVTMRPFNPDHSWGSKEVKDWDFVRDTDGNIVVDESHPDWWQDKKNPDRHGIRIPVLDENGVQKVGARNRKQWKRVLTDATGWNNPKNCELWRSEWAKMCNRHLSIDNLIDHRSYERQGKLKVPTIHEGADARKIEEKYLTGQIRKGSWKVEENQMIKKQNALLQKVIATFGKVSGALSMWREWLNDIRRKQRSNSHDGSNDYTDRGTAEYHGRDASGDTGKGREADVLSGAGRTIAAIRERIVRAATNLTGYRRTVDASGRKDRPDTETHRRKSAMAGIGTEIKQREPAIAETEQRITELEQQLEKGRLIDERIKKLKERRSTGRVASADRADAGRTRPERPDYQGTESAARRIADLEREVKQREQNREHSSLKERLEENKRIVAERERENTHRPSHDRGMSR
- a CDS encoding DUF3847 domain-containing protein, producing MAKSTKTYEERIRALEKKEQESIEATKKLIAQRKELEKRKKAEESKKRTHRLCQIGGAVESVLGCPIEEEDLPKLIGFLKRQETNGKFFSKAMQKEPLTDMEEV